The proteins below come from a single Pseudarthrobacter sp. SSS035 genomic window:
- a CDS encoding DHA2 family efflux MFS transporter permease subunit has translation MENVARPWPALWSLVIGFFMILIDTTIVSVANPSIMEGLGTDINAVIWVTSAYLLAYAVPLLITGRLGDRFGPKKLYLSGLVVFTLASLWCGLAGDVQTLIMARIFQGLGAAIMTPQTMAVITRIFPPDRRGAAMGLWGATAGLATLVGPILGGLLVDSLGWEWIFFINVPVGIVGFILAWRFVPTLSTHPHKFDIPGVLLSAVGLFLLVFGIQEGETYNWGTIVGLVSVWGLIITGVVVLGAFILWQRFNKGEPLLPLGLFRDRNFSLANIGITTVGFTVTAFALPLIFYYQLVRGMTPTESALMMVPMALISGGLAPVVGKIIDRIDPKFITAGGLVLMAVALFWNSALMHPDTPILLFLLPSAVLGFANAGIWAPLSSTATRNLPPRQAGAGSGVYNTTRQIGAVLGSAAIAVLIQARLAAELPAQGPGAGGMEFSGQLPESLHEGFSTAMGQSILLPAGVILVGAAVALFFAKPKAVAGWSGQPAAPAVEGAKANRAS, from the coding sequence TTGGAAAATGTAGCGCGGCCTTGGCCAGCCCTCTGGTCCCTGGTCATCGGGTTCTTTATGATCCTGATCGACACCACCATCGTGTCGGTGGCCAACCCCAGCATCATGGAGGGACTGGGAACGGACATCAACGCCGTGATCTGGGTGACCAGCGCCTACCTGCTGGCCTACGCCGTGCCGCTGCTGATCACTGGCCGGCTCGGCGACCGCTTCGGACCCAAGAAGCTCTACCTCTCCGGCCTCGTGGTCTTCACGCTCGCCTCCCTCTGGTGCGGGCTGGCCGGTGACGTCCAGACGCTGATCATGGCGCGGATCTTCCAGGGCCTGGGCGCCGCCATCATGACGCCGCAGACCATGGCGGTGATCACCAGGATCTTCCCGCCGGACCGCAGGGGCGCCGCCATGGGCCTGTGGGGCGCCACCGCGGGCCTGGCAACGCTGGTGGGACCAATCCTGGGCGGCCTGCTCGTGGACAGCCTCGGCTGGGAGTGGATCTTCTTCATCAACGTGCCGGTCGGCATCGTTGGATTTATCCTCGCCTGGCGGTTCGTCCCCACCCTCAGCACGCACCCCCATAAGTTCGACATCCCGGGCGTGCTGCTCAGCGCCGTCGGGCTGTTCCTCCTGGTGTTCGGCATCCAGGAAGGCGAGACGTACAACTGGGGGACCATCGTGGGCCTCGTCAGCGTCTGGGGTCTCATCATCACGGGCGTGGTGGTGCTGGGGGCGTTCATTCTCTGGCAGCGCTTCAACAAGGGCGAGCCGCTCCTGCCGCTGGGCCTGTTCCGGGACCGGAATTTCTCCTTGGCCAACATCGGCATCACCACCGTTGGCTTCACCGTGACCGCCTTCGCGCTGCCGCTAATTTTCTACTACCAGCTGGTGCGGGGCATGACGCCCACCGAATCGGCGCTCATGATGGTTCCCATGGCCCTCATCTCCGGTGGCCTGGCTCCCGTGGTGGGCAAGATCATCGACCGGATCGATCCGAAGTTCATCACTGCCGGCGGGCTGGTCCTGATGGCCGTGGCGCTGTTCTGGAACTCTGCCCTGATGCACCCGGATACCCCCATCCTGCTCTTCCTCCTGCCCAGTGCTGTCCTGGGGTTCGCGAATGCCGGCATCTGGGCGCCCCTGAGCTCCACGGCCACGCGCAATCTGCCCCCGCGCCAGGCCGGGGCAGGTTCCGGGGTCTACAACACCACCCGCCAGATCGGCGCGGTACTGGGCAGCGCGGCCATCGCCGTGCTCATCCAGGCGCGCCTGGCCGCGGAGCTTCCCGCGCAAGGTCCCGGGGCGGGCGGAATGGAATTCTCCGGCCAGTTGCCTGAGTCGCTCCATGAGGGATTCTCGACGGCGATGGGACAGTCCATCCTGCTTCCTGCCGGTGTGATCCTGGTTGGCGCTGCCGTGGCACTGTTCTTCGCCAAGCCCAAGGCGGTGGCG
- a CDS encoding ankyrin repeat domain-containing protein: MTENTAPDAATPGAAKPEATTNDEAVALAHRLFQAAREGDTGLLRTYLEAGAPATMTNTAGDSLLMLAAYHGHAETVQLILEHGGEANTANDRGQTPLAGAAFKGYTDVSRVLLDAGADPDAGSPSARAAAQMFARTDILDLLGN, encoded by the coding sequence ATGACCGAGAACACCGCACCCGACGCCGCTACGCCCGGCGCCGCCAAACCCGAGGCCACGACCAACGACGAAGCCGTGGCACTGGCCCACCGGCTCTTCCAAGCCGCCCGGGAGGGGGACACCGGTCTGCTGCGCACCTATCTTGAGGCCGGGGCGCCCGCCACCATGACCAACACCGCGGGCGATTCCCTGCTGATGCTGGCCGCCTACCACGGCCACGCTGAGACGGTACAGCTGATCCTTGAGCACGGCGGAGAGGCCAACACGGCCAACGACCGCGGCCAGACCCCCTTGGCCGGTGCAGCATTCAAGGGGTATACGGACGTGTCCCGCGTGTTGCTCGACGCCGGTGCAGATCCCGACGCCGGCAGCCCCTCCGCCCGTGCTGCCGCGCAGATGTTCGCCCGCACGGACATCCTCGATCTGCTGGGCAACTGA
- a CDS encoding folate-binding protein YgfZ: MTTPSPLLSRPGAVEATGADAGVASHYGEPLREQRALAAGTAVVDLSHRGVVTVSGPDRLTWLNTLSSQQVTGLQPGESSELLLLSVQGRIEFDARVVDDGGTTWLIVEAAEAARLAEWLNKMKFMLRVEVTDVSADWAVLGSTKTVEEWSALLAWRDPWPHVGAGGYSYAVVPEEGHPGLERPWIEYLVPAAELEETLADRPLAGVMAAEALRIAAWRPRLGAETDDKTIPHELDLLRTAVHLSKGCYKGQETIARVHNLGHPPRRLVFLQLDGSQHTMPAPGSQVMLGERRVGTVTSVAQHYEMGPVALAVIKRSVAPDEMLTVLDGEEPYIAAQEVIVAPDAGQVVGRQTGFLRGTR, from the coding sequence ATGACTACTCCCAGCCCCCTACTGTCGCGCCCGGGCGCCGTCGAGGCCACCGGCGCGGACGCCGGCGTCGCATCCCACTACGGTGAGCCGCTGCGTGAGCAGCGCGCCCTCGCAGCCGGTACCGCCGTCGTCGACCTCTCCCACCGCGGCGTGGTGACGGTCAGCGGTCCGGACCGGCTGACCTGGCTGAACACCCTGTCTTCCCAGCAGGTCACCGGCCTGCAGCCTGGGGAGTCCAGCGAGTTGCTGCTGTTGAGTGTCCAGGGCCGCATCGAGTTTGACGCCCGTGTAGTGGACGACGGCGGGACCACCTGGCTGATTGTTGAGGCCGCCGAGGCTGCACGGCTGGCTGAGTGGCTGAACAAAATGAAGTTCATGCTGCGCGTCGAGGTCACCGACGTCTCCGCCGACTGGGCAGTTCTCGGGTCCACCAAGACTGTGGAGGAATGGTCCGCACTGCTGGCCTGGCGGGATCCTTGGCCGCACGTGGGCGCCGGCGGCTACTCCTATGCTGTGGTTCCGGAAGAAGGACACCCGGGGTTGGAGCGGCCCTGGATCGAGTATCTGGTGCCGGCCGCTGAACTTGAGGAAACTCTGGCAGACCGCCCGCTCGCCGGCGTAATGGCGGCTGAAGCCCTCCGCATTGCCGCGTGGCGCCCCAGGCTGGGCGCCGAAACCGACGACAAAACCATTCCGCACGAACTGGACCTCCTGCGCACCGCCGTGCACCTGTCCAAGGGCTGCTACAAAGGCCAGGAGACCATCGCCCGCGTCCACAACCTGGGCCATCCGCCGCGGCGCCTGGTGTTCCTGCAGCTGGACGGTTCGCAGCACACCATGCCGGCGCCCGGCAGCCAGGTCATGCTGGGCGAGCGGAGGGTCGGGACAGTGACCTCCGTTGCCCAGCACTACGAAATGGGCCCGGTGGCGCTGGCCGTCATCAAACGGTCCGTCGCACCGGATGAAATGCTGACCGTGCTGGACGGCGAGGAGCCTTACATCGCTGCCCAGGAAGTAATTGTTGCTCCCGACGCCGGCCAGGTGGTGGGGCGCCAGACTGGATTCCTGAGGGGGACCCGCTAA
- a CDS encoding flavodoxin family protein, with protein MAAPKDSMDYSDLKAVFFNGTLKRSPETSNTEGLINVSRLIMEKQGVSTRVIRTVDHDIASGVYPDMTEHGWPSDEWPELYPAVEEADIVVVAGPIWLGDNSSQTKKVIERLYAHSGELNHKGQWVFYPKVGGCLITGNEDGIKHCSMNVLYSLQHVGFTIPPQADAGWIGPVGPGPSYLDEGSGGPESDFTNRNTTFMTWNLLHFARMLKDAGGIPAYGNLPEEWKAGTRFDFENPEYR; from the coding sequence ATGGCTGCACCGAAGGACTCCATGGATTACAGCGACCTGAAGGCTGTGTTCTTCAACGGCACTCTGAAACGGTCGCCGGAGACCAGCAACACCGAGGGCCTGATCAATGTCAGCCGCCTCATCATGGAGAAGCAGGGCGTCAGCACCCGCGTGATCAGGACTGTCGATCACGACATCGCCAGCGGTGTTTACCCGGACATGACCGAGCACGGCTGGCCGTCCGATGAGTGGCCGGAACTGTACCCGGCTGTTGAAGAGGCCGACATTGTGGTGGTGGCCGGTCCCATCTGGCTGGGCGACAACTCCTCCCAGACCAAGAAGGTGATCGAACGGCTTTACGCGCATTCCGGGGAACTCAACCACAAGGGCCAATGGGTGTTTTACCCCAAAGTTGGCGGCTGCCTGATCACCGGCAACGAGGACGGCATCAAGCACTGTTCCATGAACGTGCTGTACAGCCTGCAGCACGTCGGCTTCACCATCCCTCCCCAGGCCGACGCCGGCTGGATCGGCCCGGTTGGCCCCGGCCCGAGCTATCTTGACGAAGGCTCCGGCGGCCCCGAATCCGACTTCACCAACCGCAACACCACGTTTATGACATGGAACCTGCTGCATTTCGCCCGGATGCTTAAGGACGCCGGCGGAATTCCTGCCTACGGCAACCTTCCTGAAGAATGGAAAGCCGGAACACGCTTCGACTTCGAGAACCCGGAATACCGCTGA